AGCGGATCGAGATCGGATTGATCAACGATGTCCGCGCGAAGATGAAGGAGGACCGTGACCGGATTACCGGAGTCACTCCGCCGAAGTCCCTCGACGAACCGCCCGAAGTTTCCACCGATGCTTCCGCGGTTGATCTGGCCGCCATCGATGCCGCTTCTTCGCTGGGAGATCCGGTTGATGATTCAGCTCCCGCGCCCACACCTGAACCGGTCCCCGCGCCGAAGATGGACCGCGCCGCTGCCATTGCCGCCGCCCCGGTCGTGGCGAAGATCGTGGAATGGGCGGAGGATCCGTCCTTCGGTCAGTTTGCCACGGTGGATGTGATCGATTCCAAGCTCACCCCGGGCACAGTGGTCGCGATCCGGCGCAACAACGGAATTCTCGGTCGGCTCAAGATTGTCGAGATTACGGCGGAAGGCACCTTGGCCAACCCGGTGGCCGCTTTCACCGAGGTGAAACCCCAGAAGGGCGACCTCCTCATCATCGAGCCGCCCTTGGAGTAGCGAGCAGCTCGCTGAAGCCGCAGAAGACCCGCGAGTCCTCCTGCGGGCTGGGTGGCACCGGCTCATCGCGATCCAGGTGATCCCGGCAGGCGGAGTGGAAATCCTCCGGCGTTTTTGCCCGGCGGATTCGGAACTCGAAATCCGGATCATGCCCCTGCGTCACGAAGACCATCGTCTTCTTCATCCGTTGCACGTGGCCGACCGGATTGAAGTTTTCGGTGAAGGCCGCGAGCTCGTCATAGAGGCGCGTCACATATTCTAACAGGTCGCGGCAGGATGGCGTGTCGACGGTTTCTCCCGCGAAGGCGGAGCGCAGCTGCGAGAAAAGCCAGGGATTCCGGATCGCGCCGCGCCCCATCATCAGGCCGGCGGCCCCCGATTGGTCGAGGTAGGCCAAGCCGGTCTCCACATCCACCACATTGCCATTCGCGATCACGGGGCAGGGGAGTGCTTCCGCGGCCATCTTCACGCAGTCCGGATGCACCGGCGTGCTGTAGCGTTCCTCCACGGTGCGGCCATGGATCACCAGCGCATCGATCGCGTGCTTGCGGAAGATCTCTAACAAATTGGGAAACTCCGCGTGATCATGGTAGCCGATCCGGGTCTTCACCGTGAAGCGGGTGGGGATCGCATCGCGCAGCGCACCCAGGATGCTGTCCACCTTCGGCAGGTTCCGTAGCAAGCCTCCGCCTGCCTCCTTCTTGCACACCACCGGTGCCGGGCAGCCGAGGTTCAGGTCGATGCCTACCACGGGATGTTCTAACAAAGCCTTGGCCGTCTTCACCAGTGCCGGGATGTCTTGCCCGATCATCTGCGCCAGAATCGGCTTTCCCGTCGGATTCTCGTCGATCGAGCGCAGCACCCAGGCACTGGGCCGCGAGTCATTGTGCACGCGGAAGTATTCCGTCACGTAAACATCCGCCCCGCCGTATGGATGGATCACCTTCATGAAGGGCAGATCCGTCACATCCTGCATGGGGGCCAAGTAGAGAACCGACCTGCCCTCTGGATACAGCTCCCTCATTTCGGACGCGCCATTTCGAAGAGATCCGCCGTGTGGCAATACCAGTTCGGTGAGCCCATCCGCCCTACCGGATGGTGCTTCTCCTGGATGATTCGCAGATGCTCCGGTTCGAAGATTGCATCGGCCACATGCACCCGATGCACGATTCCCAAGATAATCCGGTTGCTCCCGATCTCCTGCACCGAGTGAACCTTGCATTCCAAG
Above is a genomic segment from Luteolibacter rhizosphaerae containing:
- a CDS encoding tRNA dihydrouridine synthase, which translates into the protein MQDVTDLPFMKVIHPYGGADVYVTEYFRVHNDSRPSAWVLRSIDENPTGKPILAQMIGQDIPALVKTAKALLEHPVVGIDLNLGCPAPVVCKKEAGGGLLRNLPKVDSILGALRDAIPTRFTVKTRIGYHDHAEFPNLLEIFRKHAIDALVIHGRTVEERYSTPVHPDCVKMAAEALPCPVIANGNVVDVETGLAYLDQSGAAGLMMGRGAIRNPWLFSQLRSAFAGETVDTPSCRDLLEYVTRLYDELAAFTENFNPVGHVQRMKKTMVFVTQGHDPDFEFRIRRAKTPEDFHSACRDHLDRDEPVPPSPQEDSRVFCGFSELLATPRAAR